In Polaromonas sp. JS666, one genomic interval encodes:
- a CDS encoding GntR family transcriptional regulator, with the protein MTFSSPSDTASFESVEAPDLVELVEAQLTRAIVEGRLAPGSRIVEADIARRMGVSRAPVREAARRLERQGVLVARPRHGFAVRTISVQEIDDIFEVRISLEMTAIERACSKADDAGLARLQELVHAMVREAPTQPQHQRIAADLAFHTLICELSGNAQLHRIFSNTQTEMRMIIALCDAVYHDPSGMAETHQPIADALLRRDATAARAAMRLHLDDAWQHVRALFVKQHGAASASSNP; encoded by the coding sequence ATGACTTTTTCCTCCCCATCCGATACCGCTTCCTTTGAATCCGTCGAGGCCCCCGATCTGGTCGAGCTGGTCGAGGCCCAATTGACGCGCGCCATCGTGGAGGGGCGCCTGGCGCCCGGCAGCCGCATCGTGGAGGCCGACATCGCGCGCCGCATGGGCGTGAGCCGGGCGCCGGTGCGCGAGGCCGCACGCCGGCTGGAGCGCCAGGGCGTGCTGGTCGCGCGGCCGCGCCATGGTTTCGCGGTGCGGACCATCAGCGTGCAGGAGATCGACGACATTTTCGAGGTACGCATCAGTCTCGAAATGACGGCGATCGAACGGGCCTGCAGCAAGGCCGACGACGCCGGGCTGGCCCGCCTTCAGGAACTCGTGCATGCCATGGTGCGCGAGGCGCCCACGCAGCCGCAGCACCAGCGCATCGCAGCCGATCTGGCGTTCCACACCCTGATCTGCGAACTGTCGGGCAACGCCCAGCTGCACCGCATCTTCTCCAACACCCAGACCGAGATGCGGATGATCATTGCACTGTGCGATGCCGTCTACCACGACCCCTCCGGCATGGCCGAGACCCATCAACCCATCGCCGATGCGCTGCTGCGCAGAGACGCAACCGCCGCCCGTGCCGCCATGCGCCTGCATCTGGACGATGCCTGGCAGCATGTGCGGGCGCTGTTCGTGAAGCAGCACGGCGCCGCGTCCGCATCTTCCAACCCCTGA
- a CDS encoding histone deacetylase family protein, whose amino-acid sequence MKVVYSDQHKDHDPQLFMVRGRLKRSNEQPERAFRLLSAVQEGGHDVIACEDFGAGPRAAIHTPEYLRFLETAYERWQGLDDPSQEVMPNIHPFPGEPCTYPESVVGQAGFHMGDNACSIGPHTWQAATASAHVATHAAQLVADGERAAYALCRPPGHHAYADRANGFCYLNNVAIAAQHLRRVHDRVAILDIDVHHGNGTQGIFYRRPDVLTISLHGDPRNFTPFFTGHAHERGEGAGLGYNINKPLALGTGIDGYLPALRDACLSVRAFAPGALVVALGLDAHEHDPYKGMKITTPGFALLLAEIARLGLPTVLVQEGGYLSDDLGPNLASALRGFAGVA is encoded by the coding sequence ATGAAAGTCGTCTACAGCGATCAGCACAAAGACCACGACCCGCAGCTCTTCATGGTGCGCGGTCGATTGAAGCGCAGCAACGAACAGCCGGAACGCGCCTTTCGCCTGCTGTCGGCGGTCCAGGAAGGTGGCCATGACGTCATCGCCTGCGAAGACTTCGGCGCGGGCCCGCGTGCCGCCATCCACACGCCGGAGTACCTGCGCTTTCTCGAAACCGCTTACGAGCGATGGCAAGGGCTGGACGACCCCTCGCAAGAGGTCATGCCCAACATCCATCCCTTTCCCGGCGAGCCCTGCACCTACCCCGAGAGCGTGGTGGGCCAGGCCGGATTCCACATGGGAGACAACGCCTGCTCCATCGGCCCGCATACCTGGCAGGCGGCCACCGCCTCGGCCCACGTGGCCACGCATGCCGCGCAGCTGGTGGCGGACGGCGAGCGCGCGGCCTACGCGCTGTGCCGCCCACCGGGCCACCATGCCTACGCGGACCGGGCGAACGGCTTTTGCTACCTGAACAACGTGGCCATCGCCGCGCAGCACCTGCGCCGGGTGCACGACCGCGTCGCCATTCTCGACATCGACGTGCACCACGGCAACGGCACGCAGGGCATCTTCTACCGCCGCCCGGACGTACTGACCATTTCACTGCATGGCGACCCGCGCAACTTCACGCCCTTCTTCACCGGCCATGCGCACGAGCGGGGTGAAGGCGCAGGCCTGGGCTACAACATCAACAAGCCGCTGGCGCTGGGCACCGGCATCGACGGCTACCTGCCGGCGTTGCGCGATGCCTGCCTGAGCGTGCGCGCCTTCGCGCCCGGCGCGCTGGTGGTGGCGCTGGGCCTGGACGCGCACGAGCACGACCCGTACAAGGGCATGAAGATCACAACGCCCGGCTTCGCGCTGCTGCTCGCCGAGATCGCCCGCCTGGGCCTGCCGACCGTGCTGGTGCAGGAAGGGGGCTACCTGTCCGACGACCTCGGCCCCAATCTCGCCAGCGCACTGCGCGGCTTTGCGGGCGTGGCATGA
- a CDS encoding aspartate aminotransferase family protein has product MPPISHTTHTTRDLMDRRARLLGPAYRLFYETPLHPVRGEGVWLYDADGTRYLDAYNNVASVGHCHPHVVEAIARQASVLNTHTRYLHEGVLDYAERLLGTMPSGLAHAMFTCTGSEANDLAMRIARSHTKAEGLIVTRFAYHGVTAAIAEASPSLGKFVQLGEAVRTEPAPDSYRIAPEAMGATFAAGVREAIADLRAHGMRPAALMVDTVFSSDGIFTDPPGFLAEAVDAIREAGGVFIADEVQPGLGRTGDAFWGFLRHGVLPDIVTMGKPLGAGHPLAGLAIRPDVLAAFGRECRYFNTFGGNPVSMAAGMAVLDVIEQEGLMDNAQRVGRYLRIRLSELGRRHALIGDVRGAGLFVGVEMVTDRGTRAPATAQTARIVNALRERGVLLSGTGEHANTLKIRPPLVFSEANADMLVETLDSVLTTL; this is encoded by the coding sequence ATGCCGCCCATTTCCCACACCACCCACACCACCCGGGACCTCATGGACCGCCGCGCGCGGCTGCTGGGCCCGGCCTATCGCCTGTTCTACGAAACGCCGCTGCACCCGGTGCGCGGCGAAGGCGTCTGGCTCTACGACGCCGACGGCACGCGCTACCTCGACGCCTACAACAACGTCGCGTCGGTGGGCCACTGCCACCCGCACGTGGTCGAGGCCATCGCCCGCCAGGCGAGCGTGCTCAACACGCACACCCGCTACCTGCACGAGGGCGTGCTCGACTACGCCGAGCGGCTGCTCGGCACGATGCCTTCCGGGCTCGCCCATGCGATGTTCACCTGCACCGGCAGCGAAGCCAACGACCTGGCAATGCGCATCGCCCGATCGCACACCAAGGCCGAAGGGCTGATCGTCACGCGCTTCGCCTACCACGGCGTGACCGCGGCCATCGCCGAAGCGTCGCCCTCGCTCGGCAAGTTCGTGCAGCTCGGCGAGGCGGTGCGCACCGAGCCGGCGCCCGACAGTTACCGCATCGCACCCGAAGCCATGGGCGCGACCTTCGCCGCCGGCGTGCGCGAGGCCATTGCCGATCTGCGGGCCCATGGCATGCGGCCCGCCGCGCTGATGGTCGACACCGTCTTTTCCAGCGACGGCATCTTCACCGACCCGCCCGGCTTCCTGGCCGAAGCGGTGGACGCGATCCGCGAAGCCGGCGGCGTGTTCATCGCCGACGAGGTGCAGCCCGGGCTGGGCCGCACGGGCGATGCCTTCTGGGGCTTCCTGCGCCACGGCGTGCTGCCCGACATCGTGACCATGGGCAAGCCCCTCGGCGCCGGCCATCCGCTGGCCGGTTTGGCGATTCGCCCCGACGTGCTGGCGGCGTTCGGCCGCGAGTGCCGCTACTTCAACACCTTCGGCGGCAACCCGGTGTCGATGGCGGCCGGCATGGCCGTGCTGGACGTGATCGAGCAGGAGGGCCTGATGGACAACGCCCAGCGGGTGGGCCGCTACCTGCGGATACGGCTGAGCGAACTGGGCCGGCGCCATGCGCTCATCGGCGATGTGCGCGGCGCGGGCCTGTTCGTCGGCGTGGAGATGGTGACCGACCGCGGCACACGGGCGCCCGCCACTGCGCAGACGGCGCGCATCGTCAATGCGCTGCGCGAGCGGGGCGTGCTGCTCAGCGGCACGGGCGAACACGCCAACACGCTGAAGATCCGTCCGCCGCTGGTGTTCTCCGAAGCCAACGCGGACATGCTGGTCGAGACGCTGGACAGCGTTCTGACAACCCTGTAA
- a CDS encoding amidase family protein — MSDIWRLSASRVANLIAQRKLSATEAAESALARLAVVNPRLNAVVDYRPDEVLRRAGAIDAAMARGENPGPLAGVPVTVKINIDQAGFATSNGLTLQKDLIASTNSPVVDNLLKAGAVIVGRTNTPAFSYRWFTSNRLHGRTLNPRNTALTPGGSSGGAASAVAAGIGHIAHGTDIAGSIRYPAYACGVHGLRPTLGRVAAYNASSPERTIGGQVTAVSGPIARTVHDVRLALAAMAAPDARDPWWVPAPLTGPVLPRMAAVCVRPDGLNTCPEVVAALLDAADRLRDAGWTVDELDALPPIKEACTSQITLWMGDGYEAMVRAAEREGDEGAITALAGQAKIAGAMTAEKLSGALIRRATITRSWQQFMERYPVVLMPACAELPFPADLDLQGPEAYARVWAAQMPMIGLPLTGLPSFVVSTGMLGASPVGVQIVAGRFREDLCLAAGEAIEARGAPPMPADVSD; from the coding sequence ATGTCTGACATCTGGCGTCTCTCCGCATCCCGGGTCGCGAACCTGATCGCCCAGCGCAAGCTGTCTGCCACCGAAGCGGCCGAATCGGCGCTGGCGCGGCTGGCCGTCGTCAATCCGCGCCTGAATGCCGTGGTGGACTACCGGCCCGACGAAGTGCTCCGGCGCGCGGGCGCCATCGATGCGGCGATGGCGCGCGGCGAGAACCCGGGACCGCTGGCCGGCGTGCCCGTCACGGTCAAGATCAACATCGACCAGGCAGGCTTCGCGACCAGCAATGGGCTGACCTTGCAGAAGGATCTGATCGCCAGCACCAACAGCCCCGTGGTGGACAACCTGCTGAAAGCCGGTGCGGTCATCGTGGGGCGCACCAACACGCCGGCCTTCAGCTACCGCTGGTTCACCAGCAACCGGCTGCACGGCCGCACGCTCAATCCGCGCAATACCGCGCTCACGCCCGGCGGTTCGTCCGGCGGCGCCGCATCGGCGGTGGCGGCCGGTATCGGCCACATCGCCCATGGGACCGACATCGCCGGCTCGATCCGCTACCCGGCTTACGCCTGCGGCGTGCATGGCCTGCGGCCCACGCTGGGCCGCGTGGCGGCGTACAACGCCTCCAGCCCCGAACGCACGATCGGCGGGCAGGTGACCGCCGTGTCGGGGCCGATCGCACGTACCGTGCACGATGTCCGCCTCGCGCTGGCAGCGATGGCGGCGCCGGATGCGCGCGACCCGTGGTGGGTGCCCGCGCCGCTCACCGGTCCGGTGCTGCCGCGCATGGCCGCCGTCTGCGTACGCCCGGACGGCCTCAACACATGCCCCGAGGTCGTCGCCGCGCTGCTCGACGCGGCCGACCGCCTGCGCGACGCGGGCTGGACCGTGGACGAACTCGACGCGCTGCCACCGATCAAGGAGGCCTGCACCAGCCAGATCACGCTGTGGATGGGCGACGGCTACGAGGCGATGGTGCGTGCCGCCGAGCGCGAGGGCGACGAAGGCGCCATCACCGCGCTGGCCGGACAGGCCAAAATCGCAGGGGCCATGACCGCCGAGAAACTGTCCGGTGCGCTGATCCGCCGCGCCACCATCACCAGGTCATGGCAGCAGTTCATGGAACGGTATCCGGTCGTGCTGATGCCGGCTTGCGCAGAGTTGCCCTTTCCGGCCGATCTCGACCTGCAAGGGCCCGAGGCCTATGCCCGCGTATGGGCAGCCCAGATGCCGATGATCGGTCTGCCCCTCACAGGCCTGCCCTCTTTCGTCGTGTCCACGGGCATGCTTGGGGCCAGCCCCGTCGGCGTGCAGATCGTGGCCGGGCGCTTCCGTGAGGATTTGTGCCTGGCGGCGGGCGAGGCTATCGAGGCCAGGGGAGCACCGCCCATGCCAGCGGATGTCAGCGACTGA
- a CDS encoding adenosine-specific kinase, which translates to MQLITVKIDKPEATNFILGQTHFIKSVEDLHEALVGAVPGIKFGLAFCEASGKCLVRWSGTDPAMVELARNNAKTLAAGHCFIIFLGEGFYPLNVLNTVKMVPEVCRIFCATANPTEVILAETEQGRGVLGVVDGFPTKGVEDEDDISWRKNLLRQIGYKL; encoded by the coding sequence ATGCAACTCATCACTGTGAAAATCGACAAGCCGGAAGCGACCAACTTCATTCTGGGGCAGACCCACTTCATCAAGTCCGTCGAGGACCTCCACGAAGCGCTGGTGGGCGCCGTGCCGGGCATCAAGTTTGGCCTGGCCTTTTGCGAAGCTTCCGGCAAATGCCTGGTGCGGTGGTCGGGTACCGACCCCGCCATGGTCGAACTTGCCCGGAATAACGCAAAGACTCTTGCTGCGGGCCATTGCTTCATCATTTTCCTGGGGGAAGGCTTCTACCCGCTGAATGTGTTGAACACCGTCAAAATGGTGCCGGAGGTATGCCGCATTTTCTGCGCAACAGCCAATCCAACCGAAGTGATTCTTGCGGAGACGGAGCAGGGACGCGGCGTCCTGGGCGTGGTGGACGGTTTTCCAACCAAAGGGGTCGAGGACGAGGACGACATCAGCTGGCGCAAGAATCTGTTGCGGCAGATCGGCTACAAGCTTTGA
- a CDS encoding ArgE/DapE family deacylase has translation MKNLPSFDHSRLLATIDRLAPSMTQTLSAFVAAHSPSGAEQPAAEFLERKLTDLGLDAERIVLNSSLIESLPLFSCPCDPDNGRYNLLARHLPRSTGGRSVLFNGHLDVVPTGPESLWTKPPYVPWVKDGWLHGRGAGDMKGGLVCALVAYEALRELGLQPAGIVGFNAVLDEENTGNGTLATVHALQNALAKARLTDFDAVVIPEPFGETLMSAQVGVCWLFIEITGKPAHVAYMNQGINPIEAGIAIMADLKQLESEWNAPAQRHPLFRDAAHPINFNLGRIEGGEWNSSVPCTCTLGLRFSFFPGMTAGEATRQVTQRIRATAARVNPALTVDIRTRGHFSPGCEYDLDAPAMQVLAEAHRKVTGAPPAQLACTATTDGRHFALMTDIPVTVYGPVARNIHGIDEAVSLDSMKRVAATMAQFMVDWCGVEPLAA, from the coding sequence ATGAAAAATCTTCCGTCCTTCGATCATTCCCGCCTGCTCGCAACGATCGACCGGCTTGCGCCGTCCATGACGCAGACCCTGAGTGCCTTCGTCGCCGCGCACAGCCCTTCCGGCGCGGAGCAGCCGGCCGCCGAGTTTCTGGAACGCAAGCTGACGGACCTGGGGCTGGATGCCGAGCGCATCGTGCTCAACAGCAGCCTCATCGAGAGCCTGCCGCTGTTCTCCTGCCCCTGCGATCCCGACAACGGACGTTACAACCTGCTGGCGCGCCACCTGCCGCGCAGCACCGGGGGCCGTTCGGTGCTGTTCAACGGCCACCTCGACGTGGTGCCCACCGGGCCTGAATCGCTGTGGACCAAGCCACCTTACGTGCCGTGGGTGAAAGATGGCTGGTTGCACGGCCGGGGTGCAGGCGACATGAAGGGTGGCCTCGTCTGCGCCCTGGTGGCCTACGAGGCCTTGCGTGAACTGGGCCTGCAGCCCGCCGGCATCGTCGGCTTCAACGCCGTGCTGGACGAGGAAAACACCGGCAACGGCACACTGGCCACGGTGCACGCGCTGCAAAACGCCCTGGCCAAGGCCAGGCTCACCGATTTCGATGCCGTGGTGATTCCGGAGCCCTTTGGCGAAACGCTGATGAGCGCCCAGGTCGGCGTGTGCTGGCTTTTCATCGAGATCACCGGCAAGCCGGCGCATGTCGCCTACATGAACCAGGGCATCAACCCGATCGAGGCCGGCATCGCCATCATGGCCGACCTGAAACAGCTGGAGTCCGAGTGGAACGCGCCTGCCCAACGACACCCGCTGTTTCGCGATGCGGCGCACCCGATCAACTTCAACCTGGGCCGCATCGAAGGCGGCGAGTGGAATTCGTCGGTGCCCTGCACCTGTACGCTCGGCCTTCGCTTCAGTTTTTTTCCCGGCATGACGGCCGGGGAGGCCACGCGGCAGGTCACGCAGCGCATACGCGCCACGGCCGCGCGGGTGAATCCGGCCTTGACGGTCGACATCCGTACCCGGGGACACTTCTCGCCGGGCTGCGAATACGACCTCGACGCACCGGCGATGCAGGTGCTGGCCGAGGCACACCGCAAGGTCACCGGCGCACCACCTGCGCAGCTGGCATGCACCGCGACCACCGATGGCCGCCACTTCGCGCTGATGACGGACATCCCCGTCACCGTGTACGGACCGGTGGCGCGCAACATCCACGGCATCGATGAGGCCGTCTCGCTGGACAGCATGAAGCGCGTGGCAGCGACCATGGCGCAATTCATGGTGGACTGGTGCGGCGTCGAACCGCTGGCAGCTTGA
- a CDS encoding cupin domain-containing protein — MTHPSAVATVQIDNERVKVTEWRFAPGAETGYHRHGMDYVVVPMTTGTLLLETPQGEIRSLLTAGVSYTRLTGVEHNVINANDHEFVFVEIELK, encoded by the coding sequence ATGACCCACCCCTCGGCCGTAGCCACCGTCCAGATCGACAACGAACGGGTCAAGGTCACCGAATGGCGTTTCGCACCGGGCGCCGAAACCGGCTACCACCGCCATGGCATGGACTACGTGGTGGTGCCCATGACCACCGGCACGCTGCTGCTCGAAACGCCGCAAGGCGAAATCCGCAGCCTGCTCACCGCGGGTGTGTCGTACACACGGCTGACCGGTGTCGAGCACAACGTCATCAACGCGAACGACCACGAGTTCGTCTTCGTCGAGATCGAGCTCAAGTAG
- a CDS encoding ATP-binding protein, whose amino-acid sequence MALEIGKQQNALYLDLEAIEERDKLSNPTAFLSAYEDRLVILDEIHRVPDLFLTLRGLIDQGRRHGQRTGRFLLLGSASLDLMRQSGESLAGRISYIDMTPLSVLEVPTDAIEALWIRGGFPDSFLAQDDRQSLDWRKDLLRTYLERDVPMFGSRIPAETLRRFWTMLAHNQGALHNASRLAAGLEVSSQTVSRYTDLLVDLLLVRRLQPYHANVGKRLVKSPKVYIRDSGLLHALLNIAVRDALLGHPVVGASWEGFVIENLINAAPAFTVPGFYRTSGGAEIDLLLELPGGELWAIEVKRSRAAKPARGFYEACEDLKPAKRFVVHGGLERYPISADVEAIGMRELAETLSQLA is encoded by the coding sequence TTGGCGCTCGAAATTGGCAAACAGCAAAACGCCCTTTACCTTGACCTTGAAGCTATTGAAGAGCGCGACAAGCTGAGCAACCCGACAGCCTTTTTGTCTGCTTATGAAGACCGGCTGGTCATCTTGGACGAAATTCACCGCGTGCCCGACCTGTTTTTAACCCTGCGCGGCCTGATTGACCAAGGCCGACGCCATGGCCAGCGTACCGGGCGCTTCTTGTTGCTCGGCTCGGCTTCGCTGGATTTGATGCGCCAAAGTGGCGAGAGCCTGGCCGGGCGCATCAGCTATATCGACATGACGCCCTTGAGCGTTCTGGAAGTGCCAACCGATGCAATTGAGGCACTCTGGATACGCGGCGGCTTCCCCGACAGCTTTCTCGCACAGGACGACCGGCAAAGCCTGGACTGGCGCAAAGACCTGCTCAGGACCTACCTGGAGCGTGACGTGCCCATGTTTGGCTCGCGAATTCCGGCCGAAACCCTGCGCCGCTTTTGGACTATGCTGGCGCACAACCAGGGCGCCTTGCACAACGCCTCTCGCCTGGCCGCAGGCCTGGAAGTAAGCAGCCAGACAGTCAGCCGCTACACCGATTTGCTGGTTGATTTGTTGCTGGTGCGCAGGCTGCAGCCTTACCACGCCAATGTAGGCAAACGGCTGGTGAAGTCGCCCAAGGTCTACATCCGTGACAGCGGCTTGCTGCATGCACTGCTCAACATCGCGGTTAGAGACGCCTTGCTAGGACACCCCGTGGTGGGCGCTAGCTGGGAGGGTTTTGTGATCGAAAACCTGATTAACGCCGCGCCCGCCTTTACGGTGCCGGGTTTTTATCGCACCTCAGGTGGCGCTGAAATCGATCTGCTTTTAGAGCTTCCGGGCGGTGAACTCTGGGCGATCGAAGTCAAGCGCAGCCGCGCCGCCAAACCTGCCAGAGGGTTTTACGAAGCCTGCGAAGACTTGAAGCCCGCCAAGCGCTTTGTGGTTCACGGCGGGCTTGAGCGTTACCCCATTAGTGCGGATGTTGAAGCGATTGGGATGCGGGAATTGGCGGAGACCTTGTCGCAGCTGGCGTAA
- a CDS encoding host attachment protein — translation MPNTTWILVANASTAKIYANHGTKKGLKILKETEHPESRQKSADLATDRPGHMPGIGNGHGACQPQTDPKRNAAQHFAQELAREFNHGRSTNQFGRAILIAPSSFMGLLNDKLDGPTAKLVSDRFEKDYTKASEKELTGHLESCIYL, via the coding sequence ATGCCCAACACCACCTGGATTTTGGTAGCCAACGCAAGCACCGCCAAAATCTATGCCAACCACGGCACCAAGAAAGGACTCAAGATTCTGAAGGAGACCGAACACCCGGAAAGCCGACAAAAAAGTGCCGATCTGGCCACCGACCGCCCCGGACACATGCCGGGCATTGGCAATGGCCACGGCGCCTGCCAGCCCCAGACCGACCCCAAGCGCAACGCCGCGCAGCATTTCGCCCAGGAGCTGGCGCGCGAGTTCAATCATGGCCGCAGCACCAACCAGTTCGGGCGCGCCATCCTCATCGCCCCGTCTTCTTTCATGGGCCTGCTCAACGACAAGCTGGACGGCCCCACCGCCAAGCTGGTCAGCGACCGCTTCGAAAAGGATTACACCAAGGCGAGCGAAAAGGAGCTCACCGGACATCTGGAGTCCTGCATCTATCTTTGA
- a CDS encoding DMT family transporter, with protein sequence MTTATAILRPPGSKGAGVAFFFCALVAFASYDAFCKQMLQYYPAPFINLMRYLSVICIAFAMLLHHGDLRIWRAPQKKLLVLRGVMLGTVATCFMTALIWMPLAEATAIYFTAPLLMVALSPWLVGEQVRRSRWVAVTVGFGGMLLIVRPGGDLPWLGTVLMAVSAVCYAIFQLLTRRLAGLVPSPVQYGYTALVCLAVTALPAPFFLPVHRPAPGEVLLLLAGGACSGAAQWLLLAAFERVEASTLAPLNYFQLLLAVAFSTFWFRKPPDGLAMSGIALIVAAGIYLARSRPAGPAVLAAARAGG encoded by the coding sequence ATGACCACCGCCACCGCCATACTGCGCCCGCCGGGATCGAAGGGCGCCGGCGTCGCTTTCTTCTTCTGCGCGCTGGTGGCCTTCGCCTCCTACGACGCCTTCTGCAAGCAGATGCTGCAGTACTACCCCGCGCCCTTCATCAACCTGATGCGCTACCTGTCGGTGATCTGCATCGCCTTCGCCATGCTGCTGCACCACGGCGACCTGCGCATCTGGCGCGCGCCGCAGAAAAAGCTGCTGGTGCTGCGCGGCGTGATGCTGGGCACGGTGGCCACCTGCTTCATGACGGCATTGATCTGGATGCCGCTGGCCGAGGCCACGGCGATCTACTTCACGGCGCCGCTGCTCATGGTGGCACTGTCGCCCTGGCTGGTCGGCGAGCAGGTGCGGCGCAGCCGCTGGGTGGCCGTGACGGTCGGCTTTGGCGGCATGCTGCTGATCGTGCGTCCCGGCGGCGATCTGCCCTGGCTGGGCACCGTGCTGATGGCTGTTTCGGCCGTCTGCTACGCGATCTTCCAGCTTCTCACGCGGCGCCTCGCGGGGCTGGTGCCCAGCCCCGTGCAGTACGGCTATACGGCGCTGGTCTGCCTGGCAGTGACCGCCCTGCCGGCACCCTTTTTCCTGCCGGTCCACCGGCCTGCGCCGGGCGAAGTCCTGCTGCTCCTGGCGGGCGGCGCCTGCAGCGGTGCCGCGCAGTGGCTGCTGCTGGCCGCCTTCGAGCGGGTGGAGGCGTCCACCCTCGCGCCCCTGAACTACTTCCAGCTGCTGCTCGCCGTCGCCTTCAGCACTTTCTGGTTCCGCAAGCCGCCCGATGGTCTCGCGATGTCCGGCATTGCGCTGATCGTGGCCGCGGGCATCTACCTGGCGCGCTCCCGGCCGGCGGGCCCCGCCGTCCTGGCCGCTGCGCGCGCAGGCGGGTGA
- a CDS encoding phosphotransferase codes for MTVATATSVFAVDFDESEVLSETSPQLDPAWVHALALQHYGIAGEMKALTGERDRNYLLQSAQSGARFMLKISHPAEKALVADFQTQALLHIAATDAGLPVQRIVPTLGGEPSFLCNPGDGLPRVVRLFSYLPGLPLPDAPHTLAQRQNLARTLARLDLALRDFDHPAGALALPWDIQRADSVRGLLAHIADPGRRALAQRALDRFERDVKPVLPGLRRQPIHNDFNIYNVLVDPADTDRIAAILDFGDMVRAPLIDDLAVAAAYQLGASDDPLADIVPFVAAYHAVLPLLPAELDLLFTLMTARLVMVVAISGWRAARHPDNAAYLLRNNPLSWARLQACERIGHNAATDALRRACGLD; via the coding sequence ATGACGGTCGCCACCGCCACCTCCGTTTTCGCCGTCGATTTCGACGAATCCGAGGTCTTGAGCGAGACCTCCCCGCAACTCGACCCCGCATGGGTCCACGCCCTGGCGCTGCAGCACTACGGGATCGCCGGTGAGATGAAGGCGCTGACGGGCGAGCGCGATCGCAACTACCTGCTGCAATCCGCGCAGAGTGGCGCGCGCTTCATGCTGAAGATCTCGCACCCCGCGGAAAAGGCGCTGGTGGCGGATTTCCAGACGCAGGCGCTGCTGCACATCGCCGCCACCGACGCCGGGCTGCCGGTGCAGCGCATCGTGCCGACGCTCGGCGGCGAGCCGTCCTTCCTGTGCAATCCGGGCGACGGGCTGCCGCGCGTGGTGCGGCTCTTCAGCTACCTGCCGGGACTGCCCTTGCCGGACGCGCCGCACACGCTGGCGCAGCGGCAGAACCTGGCGCGCACCCTGGCCCGGCTCGACCTGGCGCTGCGCGACTTCGACCATCCGGCCGGGGCGCTAGCGCTGCCCTGGGACATCCAGCGCGCCGACAGCGTGCGCGGGCTGCTGGCGCACATCGCCGACCCTGGGCGCCGTGCCTTGGCACAGCGTGCGCTGGACCGCTTCGAGCGCGACGTCAAGCCGGTGCTGCCCGGCCTGCGCCGCCAGCCGATCCATAACGACTTCAACATCTACAACGTGCTGGTCGACCCGGCCGACACCGATCGCATCGCCGCGATTCTCGATTTCGGCGACATGGTTCGCGCGCCGCTGATCGATGACCTCGCAGTGGCCGCGGCCTACCAGCTCGGTGCGAGCGACGACCCGCTGGCCGACATTGTCCCCTTCGTCGCGGCGTACCACGCGGTGCTGCCGCTGCTGCCGGCCGAGCTCGACCTGCTGTTCACGCTGATGACGGCCCGCCTCGTGATGGTGGTGGCCATCAGCGGCTGGCGTGCGGCGCGCCACCCCGACAACGCGGCCTACCTGCTGCGCAACAACCCGCTCTCGTGGGCCCGCCTGCAGGCCTGCGAGCGTATCGGCCACAACGCCGCGACGGACGCCCTGCGGCGCGCCTGCGGCCTGGACTGA